Proteins encoded by one window of Acuticoccus sp. MNP-M23:
- a CDS encoding IS3 family transposase (programmed frameshift): protein MKKSRFSEEQIIAVLKEHAAGIGVSELCRKHGISDATFYTWRKRYGGMEVSEARRLKALEDENGRLKKLLAEQMLDVATLRDAPGKKLLTPSARRGFVSWAIEKKGYSQRRACALIGMHPRTYRYRSQRPDDATVRQRLKTLANERRRFGYRRLHILLRREGIEVNHKKLFRLYREERLSVRRRGGRKRAIGTRAPMTLPRGPNQRWSLDFVSDQLSDGRRFRVLVVLDDFTRQCLTLVVDTSLSGARVARELDRLIVSRGKPLTIVSDNGTELTSHAILEWQEDRRVNWHYIAPGKPMQNGFVESLNGRFRDECLNEHLFRSLPGARRIIEEWRTDYNHDRPHTSLGGLTPNEFATRSRWDHNTNRVQL, encoded by the exons ATGAAGAAGAGCCGCTTCAGCGAAGAGCAGATCATCGCGGTCCTGAAGGAGCATGCCGCGGGGATCGGTGTGTCGGAGCTGTGCCGCAAGCACGGGATCAGCGACGCGACGTTCTACACGTGGCGCAAGCGCTACGGCGGAATGGAAGTGTCTGAAGCCAGGCGGCTGAAGGCGCTGGAAGATGAGAACGGCCGCCTGAAGAAGCTTCTCGCCGAACAGATGCTCGATGTGGCGACGCTGCGGGACGCTC CTGGGAAAAAACTTCTGACGCCCAGCGCACGGAGAGGCTTCGTGAGTTGGGCGATTGAAAAGAAGGGGTATTCCCAGCGGCGCGCCTGTGCCCTGATCGGGATGCATCCAAGGACTTACCGCTACCGGTCGCAGCGGCCGGACGATGCGACGGTGCGCCAACGCCTGAAAACGCTGGCGAACGAACGGCGCCGGTTCGGCTATCGGCGGCTGCATATCCTTTTGCGGCGCGAGGGTATCGAGGTGAACCACAAGAAGCTGTTCCGCCTATACCGCGAGGAGAGGCTGAGTGTACGACGGCGCGGCGGCCGAAAACGTGCCATCGGAACGCGGGCGCCAATGACCTTGCCGCGAGGACCAAACCAGCGCTGGAGCCTCGACTTTGTCTCCGACCAGCTCAGCGACGGGCGCCGCTTCCGTGTGCTGGTGGTGCTCGACGACTTCACCCGCCAGTGCCTGACGCTCGTTGTCGACACATCACTGTCGGGGGCTCGCGTGGCACGGGAACTCGACCGCCTGATCGTCAGTCGCGGCAAGCCGCTCACGATCGTCAGCGACAACGGCACCGAGCTGACCTCCCATGCCATCCTCGAATGGCAGGAGGACCGCCGCGTCAATTGGCACTACATCGCGCCCGGCAAGCCGATGCAGAACGGCTTCGTAGAGAGCCTGAACGGTCGCTTCCGCGATGAGTGCCTCAACGAGCATCTCTTCCGCAGCCTTCCGGGCGCTCGCCGCATCATTGAGGAATGGCGCACCGACTACAACCACGACAGGCCGCACACCAGCCTGGGCGGCCTCACCCCGAACGAGTTTGCAACCCGGTCCCGATGGGACCACAACACGAACAGAGTCCAGCTATGA
- a CDS encoding AEC family transporter → MTILQTLLNPILPVFAIVAIGYGLGRTGHTTVEQARALNRFALTLMLPTLLFGLIVRAPLEDFEATPIATYAAAEAVVFALGFALARYVFHRPLAEALLLAMAGIFSNTVLYVLPLSIILYGQGNILPVTEIVTLDSTLVFASFIIAMEVFAKTRTNLKRTLLSIAKTPLLIAMASGLTLNLLGITLPAPVETFVDFNGGAAAPVALFSLGVVLSQAPLTPDRTVVAFTLIKLAVFPLAVWAGLEITSPGASQQYILGSAGPAGAMAFSLALLYGVRTDAIAKVIIWSSVLTLFTLAALA, encoded by the coding sequence GTGACCATCCTCCAAACCCTCCTCAACCCCATCCTCCCGGTCTTCGCCATCGTCGCCATCGGCTACGGGCTCGGCCGCACCGGCCACACCACCGTCGAGCAGGCGCGCGCGCTCAACCGCTTCGCGCTCACGCTGATGCTGCCCACCCTCCTCTTCGGCCTCATCGTCCGCGCCCCGCTGGAAGACTTCGAGGCGACCCCCATCGCCACCTACGCCGCCGCCGAAGCCGTCGTCTTCGCCCTCGGCTTCGCGCTGGCGCGGTACGTCTTCCACCGCCCGCTCGCCGAAGCGCTGCTGCTCGCCATGGCCGGCATCTTCTCCAACACCGTCCTTTACGTCCTGCCGCTGTCGATCATCCTTTACGGGCAGGGCAACATCCTCCCCGTCACCGAAATCGTCACGCTGGATTCAACGCTCGTCTTCGCAAGCTTCATCATCGCGATGGAAGTCTTCGCCAAAACACGCACCAACCTCAAACGCACGCTTCTCAGCATCGCAAAGACGCCGCTCCTCATCGCGATGGCGTCCGGCCTCACGCTCAACCTCCTCGGAATCACCCTCCCCGCCCCGGTCGAGACGTTCGTGGACTTCAACGGCGGCGCGGCGGCCCCCGTCGCGTTGTTCTCGCTGGGCGTGGTCCTGTCGCAGGCCCCGCTGACGCCGGACCGCACGGTCGTCGCCTTCACCCTCATCAAGCTCGCCGTCTTTCCGCTCGCGGTGTGGGCGGGGCTTGAAATCACGTCCCCCGGCGCATCGCAGCAATATATTCTGGGCTCGGCCGGCCCCGCGGGCGCCATGGCCTTCAGCCTCGCCCTTCTCTACGGCGTCAGGACCGATGCCATCGCCAAGGTCATCATCTGGTCGAGCGTCCTCACCCTGTTCACGCTGGCCGCGCTCGCCTGA
- a CDS encoding DUF3800 domain-containing protein, giving the protein MSHSYLAYIDESGDDGLSDFRTPGQRGGASRWLVISACVIRASRSLDAVGWRDEALRLAGRTSRELHFHKLSHSQKKVVAAAIARKELRFSAVLGKKDTSEASPFTRKNQLYWYLTRYLIERISWLCRDFRGRVREGDGRVQITFARRGGMDYKDFQSYLFNLRDNMDTTIHWPVIDIDSVTATEASRLASLQLADCGARAVAEAFEPDMYGNVEGTYIRALRPRLYHRSGNYMSYGLKLLPSEERAALTDQQHAVLQHFK; this is encoded by the coding sequence GTGTCCCACTCTTATCTCGCCTACATTGATGAGTCGGGGGACGATGGCCTGTCGGACTTTCGGACACCGGGTCAGCGGGGCGGTGCCTCTCGCTGGCTTGTAATTTCCGCGTGCGTCATCCGAGCAAGCCGTTCGCTCGATGCTGTTGGGTGGCGCGACGAAGCTTTGCGGTTAGCGGGGCGGACATCTAGAGAGCTTCACTTTCATAAGTTGTCGCACTCGCAGAAAAAGGTGGTTGCAGCGGCGATTGCTAGAAAAGAGCTTCGCTTTTCGGCTGTACTGGGCAAGAAGGACACGTCTGAAGCGTCTCCGTTCACAAGGAAGAACCAGTTATATTGGTATCTAACAAGGTATTTGATCGAACGGATTTCGTGGCTATGCCGAGACTTTCGCGGCCGGGTTCGTGAGGGCGACGGTCGCGTGCAAATCACGTTCGCCCGTCGCGGTGGGATGGACTACAAAGACTTTCAATCGTACCTTTTTAATTTAAGAGATAATATGGATACCACCATACATTGGCCGGTTATCGATATCGATAGCGTCACTGCTACAGAGGCCTCGCGGCTAGCATCCCTTCAGCTCGCTGACTGCGGCGCTAGGGCTGTCGCTGAGGCATTCGAACCGGACATGTATGGAAACGTCGAAGGCACGTATATCCGCGCTCTACGGCCGCGGCTATACCACCGTAGCGGTAATTATATGAGCTATGGGCTCAAGTTGCTTCCGAGCGAGGAACGCGCGGCTTTGACCGATCAGCAGCACGCGGTCCTCCAGCACTTTAAATGA
- the secG gene encoding preprotein translocase subunit SecG encodes MQTVIIVIHLMIVIALIAVILLQRSEGGGLGIGGGGGGGGGAGGGMFSARGSANLLTRTTTFLAIAFFVTSLGLGILARQQAGAPSILDGLTGTESGTPLGDGETRGTGTGILDALQPEADGTPAPPSGDAAAPEAPSTPAAPTSPQVPTGQ; translated from the coding sequence ATGCAGACCGTCATCATCGTCATCCACCTGATGATCGTGATCGCCTTGATCGCCGTCATTCTCCTGCAGCGCTCGGAAGGCGGCGGGCTCGGTATCGGCGGCGGTGGTGGTGGCGGGGGTGGCGCCGGCGGCGGCATGTTCTCCGCCCGCGGCAGTGCCAACCTTCTGACGCGCACCACCACCTTCCTGGCCATTGCCTTCTTCGTCACCTCGCTGGGCCTTGGCATCCTTGCCCGCCAGCAGGCCGGCGCACCGTCCATCCTCGATGGTCTGACCGGAACCGAAAGCGGCACCCCGCTGGGCGACGGTGAAACCCGCGGCACAGGCACCGGCATTCTGGACGCGCTCCAGCCCGAAGCGGACGGCACCCCCGCCCCGCCTTCCGGTGACGCCGCTGCGCCTGAAGCACCGAGCACCCCTGCCGCGCCGACGTCTCCGCAGGTTCCCACGGGCCAGTAG
- a CDS encoding type II toxin-antitoxin system ParD family antitoxin: MGKHTILVEDDQDALLTQLIASGQFHDVSDAVRAALRLLEDDEARSTALRSRLAAGYDEAVRGELTPGAGEDAVHAAFEEARQRRA; the protein is encoded by the coding sequence ATGGGCAAACACACGATCCTCGTCGAGGACGACCAGGACGCGCTCCTCACGCAGCTCATCGCCAGCGGCCAGTTTCATGACGTGAGCGACGCCGTGCGCGCCGCCCTGCGGCTCCTCGAAGACGACGAAGCCAGAAGCACGGCGCTGCGCAGCCGCCTTGCGGCAGGCTACGACGAAGCCGTCCGCGGCGAACTCACCCCCGGCGCCGGCGAGGACGCCGTACACGCTGCGTTCGAGGAAGCTCGCCAGCGGCGTGCCTAA
- a CDS encoding DUF4062 domain-containing protein, which translates to MNDPKYQIFVSSTYKDLKDERDAIIRAVLDLNHIPAGMELFPATNDSQIDYIYRVIDECDYYILVIGGRYGSVDGNGISYTEKELNYAEHKKIPILTFIHEDINKIQHGNVEQDKSQLEKLIEFRDRASSGRVVKYFSAISDLTGKVFSALSQEMRSNPQVGWIRGNNAASEDLIKEAIRSKELVKSLSSRISTLRIKIDEYEAIDRAKINILYYDDSYLQTLRLDGKQVIEHFAASLFEGTNDEEIKSGIHDLIHSNTGSEFDAHPKNVNQIKLFFNVFELIESKTSPDGAIIYTIQDKKRYLLKAAFLSMSEVNEPYDYDIPF; encoded by the coding sequence ATGAATGACCCGAAGTACCAAATATTTGTCAGTTCTACTTACAAAGACCTTAAAGACGAACGCGACGCAATTATTCGCGCTGTGCTCGATTTAAATCACATTCCGGCAGGAATGGAGCTATTTCCTGCAACAAACGATTCTCAAATAGATTACATCTATAGGGTTATTGATGAGTGCGACTACTATATCCTAGTGATAGGCGGCAGGTATGGAAGCGTGGACGGGAACGGCATTAGTTATACTGAGAAAGAATTAAATTACGCGGAACACAAAAAGATACCAATATTGACGTTTATACACGAGGATATAAACAAAATTCAGCATGGCAACGTTGAACAAGATAAATCACAACTGGAGAAATTAATTGAATTCCGTGACCGTGCTAGCTCCGGCCGAGTTGTCAAATATTTTTCCGCTATTTCAGATCTGACAGGGAAAGTCTTTTCAGCGCTCTCTCAGGAGATGAGATCAAATCCGCAAGTTGGATGGATTCGTGGAAATAATGCAGCCAGTGAAGACCTGATTAAAGAAGCAATTCGCAGCAAGGAGCTTGTTAAAAGCCTTTCTTCAAGAATCTCAACCCTTCGAATAAAGATAGACGAATACGAGGCTATTGACCGAGCCAAGATCAATATCTTGTATTACGATGACTCCTACCTTCAAACCTTACGCCTCGACGGAAAGCAAGTTATTGAGCACTTTGCTGCAAGCCTTTTTGAAGGCACAAACGATGAGGAAATTAAGAGTGGAATTCACGATCTAATACACTCAAATACCGGTTCCGAATTCGATGCTCACCCAAAAAATGTCAATCAGATTAAGTTGTTCTTTAATGTTTTCGAACTTATTGAATCAAAAACTTCCCCAGATGGGGCAATCATTTATACCATACAAGACAAAAAAAGATATCTACTTAAGGCTGCATTTCTGTCAATGAGTGAGGTCAACGAGCCCTACGATTATGATATACCGTTCTAG
- a CDS encoding glutathione S-transferase → MTDYTLHYWPFPFRGQFVRIVLTHAGASWQEADIGEVADQRARAPADQLVPHMGPPLLTDHAAGVTLAQTGAILAYLGHKHGLMPEDPVRAALTHKVVADANDVLYEMTRFNGAQMWTDDAWAEYRPRLTRWMTIFEELGHRHGLTPVQGHILGTESPGIADFATHALWGVMTRQLPPLRSALEQTAPAIAALSDRIAAIPAQKDLQRRSDEAYGNEWCGGQIEASLRKII, encoded by the coding sequence ATGACCGACTACACGCTGCACTACTGGCCCTTCCCCTTCCGCGGCCAGTTCGTCCGCATCGTCCTCACCCATGCGGGCGCAAGCTGGCAGGAAGCGGACATCGGCGAGGTTGCGGACCAGCGCGCCCGCGCCCCGGCGGACCAGCTTGTCCCCCACATGGGCCCGCCGCTCCTCACCGATCATGCGGCCGGCGTCACCCTCGCGCAGACCGGGGCGATCCTCGCCTACCTCGGTCACAAGCACGGCCTGATGCCGGAAGACCCCGTCCGCGCCGCCCTCACCCACAAGGTCGTCGCCGACGCCAACGACGTCCTTTACGAAATGACGCGCTTCAACGGCGCGCAGATGTGGACCGATGACGCGTGGGCCGAATACCGCCCCCGCCTCACCCGCTGGATGACGATTTTCGAAGAGCTCGGCCACCGCCACGGCCTCACCCCCGTACAGGGCCACATCCTCGGCACCGAAAGTCCCGGCATTGCCGATTTTGCCACTCACGCCCTCTGGGGCGTGATGACGCGCCAGCTCCCGCCGCTGCGCTCAGCTCTGGAACAAACCGCCCCCGCCATCGCCGCCCTGTCGGACCGGATCGCAGCCATTCCCGCACAAAAGGACCTCCAGCGCCGCAGCGACGAGGCCTATGGCAATGAATGGTGCGGCGGCCAGATCGAGGCCTCGCTGCGCAAAATCATCTGA
- a CDS encoding Mu-like prophage major head subunit gpT family protein, with amino-acid sequence MTYHQRARITGDQRDRFREGATRALLARSGMPSGEQNEYTGMSLMALAQQAVMLATGKASTNPASDALGLSMAAGGMQSTSDFVNILANVANKSMLKGYNEVEETFHLWTARGELQDFRPASRIDLSSFPSLSEVPEGAEYKYAQLSGRSETIQLATYGRMFAITRHAIINDDIGVFTRIPNRMGRAARRTIGNLVYAILTGNPALSDGIPLFHADHGNLAGSGGVPSVPALDAARSSMAVQTSAEEAGIFGTRPRFLLVPVGLQGTASVVVGSEFDHSAATLGKPNTVRGMAEVISDPRLDLASASAWYLAADPNSTETIEVAYLGGQDTPTIEQQPGWASDGVEFKVRIDAGVKAMGWRGLYRNPGE; translated from the coding sequence ATGACCTACCATCAACGTGCACGCATCACCGGCGACCAGCGAGACCGCTTCCGCGAGGGCGCAACCCGCGCACTGCTCGCCCGCTCCGGAATGCCGAGCGGTGAACAAAACGAGTACACCGGAATGTCCCTCATGGCGCTCGCACAGCAGGCCGTGATGCTGGCGACCGGGAAGGCGTCGACAAACCCCGCCTCCGATGCGCTTGGGCTCTCCATGGCCGCCGGCGGAATGCAGTCCACGTCCGACTTCGTCAACATCCTCGCCAACGTCGCCAACAAGTCGATGCTGAAGGGGTACAACGAGGTTGAGGAGACGTTCCACCTGTGGACCGCGAGGGGCGAACTGCAGGACTTCCGGCCGGCGTCACGGATCGACCTCAGCTCCTTCCCCAGCCTCAGCGAGGTGCCCGAGGGGGCTGAATACAAGTACGCGCAGCTCAGCGGTCGCAGCGAGACGATTCAGCTGGCCACATACGGGCGGATGTTCGCCATCACCCGGCACGCAATCATCAACGACGACATCGGGGTGTTTACCCGCATCCCGAACCGGATGGGGCGCGCGGCCCGCCGGACCATCGGCAATCTCGTCTACGCGATCCTGACGGGCAACCCGGCCTTGTCCGACGGCATTCCGCTGTTCCACGCCGACCACGGCAACCTCGCAGGCAGCGGGGGCGTGCCGTCCGTGCCGGCGCTCGATGCGGCGCGCTCGTCAATGGCGGTGCAGACCAGCGCTGAAGAGGCCGGCATCTTCGGCACGCGCCCGCGCTTCCTGCTCGTGCCTGTTGGGCTCCAGGGCACTGCCAGCGTTGTCGTCGGCAGCGAGTTTGATCACTCGGCTGCCACGCTCGGGAAGCCCAACACCGTCCGCGGGATGGCCGAGGTCATCTCCGATCCGCGCCTTGACCTCGCCTCCGCGTCAGCGTGGTACCTTGCCGCCGATCCGAATTCGACTGAGACCATCGAGGTGGCCTATCTCGGCGGCCAGGACACGCCGACCATCGAGCAGCAGCCGGGTTGGGCCTCGGATGGTGTCGAGTTCAAGGTGCGCATCGACGCGGGCGTGAAGGCGATGGGCTGGCGCGGCCTGTACCGGAACCCGGGCGAGTAG
- a CDS encoding FAD-binding oxidoreductase, producing the protein MTHTLTLQSRENLTHDVVHLTFDRPAGYDFTPGQANHWDLPVDGMRDAGKPFTITSLPDENHLQFVIKTYRVAENPDHDGGSEHIGTMEPGATVEVDDPSGDISDKGAGVFIAGGAGITPFIPILRARAANNTLEGCTLVYSNKTERDIILREEWEGMTGLQTIFTVTDHEGSPLPKGQIDAEFLKRTLGNLDHRFYVCGPPSMMKAVIADLRDNGVPDDRIVVETKWLE; encoded by the coding sequence ATGACCCACACCCTCACGCTGCAATCGCGCGAAAACCTCACCCACGACGTCGTCCACCTCACCTTCGACCGTCCCGCCGGGTACGACTTCACCCCAGGCCAGGCCAATCACTGGGATCTTCCGGTCGACGGGATGCGCGACGCCGGCAAGCCCTTCACCATCACCAGCCTGCCGGACGAGAACCACCTCCAGTTCGTCATCAAGACCTACCGCGTCGCCGAAAATCCGGACCATGATGGCGGCAGCGAACACATCGGCACGATGGAGCCCGGCGCCACGGTCGAGGTCGACGACCCCTCCGGTGACATTTCCGACAAGGGCGCCGGCGTCTTCATCGCAGGCGGCGCCGGGATCACCCCGTTCATTCCCATCCTGCGGGCAAGGGCGGCGAACAACACGCTCGAAGGCTGCACGCTCGTCTATTCCAACAAGACCGAGCGCGACATCATCCTGCGCGAGGAATGGGAGGGAATGACCGGCCTTCAGACCATCTTCACCGTCACCGATCACGAGGGTTCCCCCTTGCCCAAGGGGCAGATCGACGCCGAATTCCTCAAGCGGACCCTCGGCAACCTCGACCACCGCTTCTACGTCTGCGGTCCACCGTCGATGATGAAGGCCGTCATCGCCGACCTGCGCGACAACGGCGTTCCGGACGACCGCATTGTGGTCGAAACCAAGTGGCTGGAATGA
- a CDS encoding FkbM family methyltransferase — protein MAYHGPVDVRVPGVMPMTMWVEDDDNVARTFFYFGEGSYECLTMILFGQLAKTTRMVWDIGGHTGLFSLVAARSNWATEVHYFEILEHIRARAAVNFAISNVADKVTIVPKGVSRESGEVSVFFDEAETMWTGASIEALPNRLKRKGVVEKTVPVTSIDDHWESLGRPQVGLVKIDVENHEVPALQGAKAFLSHNKPFLVLEILSRENLMEMVDVLRPHGYAAVYVIDDTNIAIHEYSMDLKDHKGDDYEFREYHNVLISRTKLHRNFRDQLAQVIAASPIGAGAIGV, from the coding sequence ATGGCCTATCACGGCCCGGTCGATGTTCGCGTCCCTGGTGTCATGCCCATGACCATGTGGGTGGAAGACGACGACAACGTTGCCCGTACCTTCTTCTATTTCGGCGAAGGGTCTTATGAATGCCTGACGATGATCCTCTTCGGGCAACTTGCAAAAACGACCCGGATGGTCTGGGACATTGGCGGTCACACCGGCCTGTTCTCGCTGGTTGCCGCCAGGTCGAACTGGGCGACCGAGGTGCACTATTTCGAGATTCTGGAGCACATTCGCGCCCGTGCCGCCGTCAACTTCGCGATATCGAACGTGGCCGACAAGGTCACCATCGTGCCCAAGGGCGTGTCTCGCGAATCGGGAGAAGTCTCGGTCTTCTTTGACGAGGCAGAGACCATGTGGACCGGCGCATCCATCGAAGCGCTGCCCAACCGGCTGAAGCGAAAGGGCGTGGTCGAGAAGACGGTGCCGGTGACCAGCATCGACGACCACTGGGAATCGCTTGGCCGGCCGCAGGTTGGTCTCGTCAAGATCGACGTGGAGAACCACGAGGTCCCGGCTCTCCAGGGCGCCAAGGCCTTCCTCTCCCACAACAAGCCCTTCCTCGTTCTGGAAATCCTGTCGCGCGAGAACCTCATGGAGATGGTCGACGTCCTCCGCCCGCACGGATACGCGGCGGTCTACGTGATCGACGACACCAACATCGCCATCCACGAATATTCCATGGACCTGAAGGACCACAAGGGCGACGACTACGAGTTCCGCGAGTATCACAACGTGCTGATCTCGCGCACAAAGCTGCACCGCAACTTCCGGGATCAGCTGGCGCAGGTGATCGCAGCTTCGCCCATCGGCGCCGGCGCGATCGGCGTCTAG
- a CDS encoding type II toxin-antitoxin system RelE/ParE family toxin: MPKPWRLSQRASARLVEIAEWTLDTFGDRQASSYEAEIIARCNAVADGRSHVRKARAAIDPTLPDDLFLTRAGAHLIVFIDRPDEIIIIDFLHPRQDMPRRLAEMTRDL; this comes from the coding sequence GTGCCTAAGCCCTGGCGCCTGTCACAGCGCGCCAGCGCCCGCCTCGTCGAGATCGCGGAGTGGACTCTCGACACTTTCGGCGATCGTCAGGCGAGCTCGTACGAGGCGGAAATCATCGCCCGGTGCAACGCTGTGGCAGATGGCAGGTCTCATGTTCGCAAAGCGCGCGCAGCGATCGATCCGACCCTCCCCGATGACCTTTTCCTCACACGAGCCGGCGCGCACCTCATCGTATTCATCGATCGTCCTGACGAAATCATCATCATCGATTTCCTCCACCCGAGGCAGGACATGCCCCGGCGGCTAGCCGAGATGACACGCGACCTATAG
- a CDS encoding CTP synthase yields the protein MPRYVFITGGVVSSLGKGLASAALGALLQARGYKVRLRKLDPYLNVDPGTMSPYQHGEVFVTDDGAEADLDLGHYERFTGRPANKQDNITTGRIYQDILTKERRGDYLGGTVQVIPHVTDAIKQFVLTGNEDYDFVLVEIGGTVGDIEGLPFFEAIRQLSVDLPRGDTLFIHLTLMPWIPAAGELKTKPTQHSVKELRSIGIQPDILLVRCDRPIPVSERRKLALFCSVRETSVIPALDVGTIYDVPVAYHEEGFDSEVLAAFGITDAPDADLSRWHEISRRLANPEGEVTIAIIGKYTELKDAYKSLIEALTHGGIANNVRVNLEWIEASVFETENPAAHLEDVHGILVPGGFGERGAEGKIAAAGFARKRLVPYFGICFGMQMAVIEAARNLAGLPAASSTEFGETPEPVVGLLTEWLRGNALERRAAGGNLGGTMRLGAYPADLGADTRIAEVYGTTQIEERHRHRYEVNMLYREALEAKGMRFSGTSPDGVLPETVEMEGHPWFIGVQFHPELKSRPFEPHPLFAGFVAAAVEQSRLV from the coding sequence ATGCCGCGCTACGTATTCATCACAGGCGGCGTCGTTTCTTCGCTGGGCAAGGGTCTCGCCTCTGCCGCGCTGGGTGCCCTTCTTCAGGCCCGCGGCTACAAGGTCCGCCTTCGCAAGCTCGACCCCTACCTCAACGTCGACCCCGGCACGATGAGCCCCTACCAGCACGGTGAGGTCTTCGTCACCGACGACGGCGCCGAGGCCGACCTCGACCTTGGCCACTACGAGCGCTTCACCGGCCGTCCCGCCAACAAGCAGGACAACATCACCACCGGCCGCATCTACCAGGACATCCTCACCAAGGAGCGCCGGGGCGACTATCTCGGCGGCACCGTCCAGGTGATCCCCCACGTCACCGACGCCATCAAGCAGTTCGTCCTGACCGGCAACGAGGACTACGACTTCGTGCTGGTGGAAATCGGCGGCACGGTCGGCGACATCGAGGGCCTGCCCTTCTTCGAGGCGATCCGCCAGCTCTCGGTGGACCTCCCGCGCGGCGACACCCTCTTCATCCACCTCACCTTGATGCCCTGGATCCCGGCGGCGGGCGAACTCAAGACCAAGCCCACCCAGCACTCGGTGAAAGAGCTCCGCTCCATCGGCATCCAGCCCGACATTCTGCTGGTGCGCTGCGACCGCCCCATTCCCGTGTCCGAGCGGCGCAAGCTCGCCCTCTTCTGCTCGGTGCGCGAGACCTCCGTCATCCCCGCGCTCGACGTCGGCACCATCTACGACGTCCCCGTCGCCTACCACGAGGAGGGCTTCGATTCCGAAGTTCTCGCCGCGTTCGGCATCACCGACGCGCCGGACGCCGACCTCTCCCGCTGGCACGAGATCTCCCGCCGCCTTGCCAACCCCGAGGGCGAGGTGACCATCGCCATCATCGGCAAGTACACCGAGCTCAAAGACGCCTACAAATCGCTCATCGAGGCGCTCACCCACGGCGGCATCGCCAACAACGTGCGCGTCAACCTCGAATGGATCGAGGCGTCCGTGTTCGAGACCGAGAACCCCGCCGCGCATCTTGAAGACGTCCACGGCATCCTCGTCCCCGGCGGTTTTGGCGAGCGCGGGGCGGAGGGCAAGATTGCGGCGGCCGGTTTTGCCCGCAAGCGCCTGGTCCCCTATTTCGGGATCTGTTTCGGGATGCAGATGGCGGTGATCGAGGCGGCGCGGAACCTCGCCGGCCTCCCCGCCGCCAGCTCCACCGAGTTCGGCGAGACCCCCGAGCCCGTGGTCGGCCTCCTGACCGAATGGCTCCGCGGCAACGCGCTGGAGCGCCGCGCCGCCGGCGGCAACCTCGGCGGCACGATGCGCCTCGGCGCCTACCCGGCCGACCTTGGCGCGGACACCCGCATCGCCGAGGTCTACGGCACCACCCAGATCGAGGAGCGCCACCGCCACCGCTACGAGGTCAACATGCTTTATCGCGAGGCGCTGGAGGCGAAGGGGATGCGGTTTTCCGGGACTTCGCCTGATGGGGTGCTGCCGGAGACTGTGGAGATGGAGGGGCACCCGTGGTTCATCGGGGTGCAGTTCCATCCGGAGCTGAAGAGCCGGCCGTTTGAGCCGCATCCGTTGTTTGCGGGGTTTGTTGCGGCGGCTGTGGAGCAGTCTCGGTTAGTGTAA